One Pseudomonas sp. FP1742 genomic window carries:
- the mpl gene encoding UDP-N-acetylmuramate:L-alanyl-gamma-D-glutamyl-meso-diaminopimelate ligase produces the protein MHIHILGICGTFMGSMAVLAKELGHRVTGSDANVYPPMSTQLQAQGIELTQGYDPAQLDPAPDLVVIGNAMSRGNPAVEYVLNKGLPYVSGPQWLADHVLQGRWVLAVAGTHGKTTTSSMLAWVLEHAGMSPGFLIGGVPQNFSVSARLGDTPFFVIEADEYDSAFFDKRSKFVHYRPRTAILNNLEFDHADIFPDLAAIERQFHHLVRTIPSEGLVIHPTTEPALQRVIDMGCWTPVQTTGAGGQWQVKLLSEDGSKFEVMFEGVAQGVVEWDMTGQHNVANALATLAAARHVGVVPSMGIAALSAFKSVKRRMEKVAEVRGITIYDDFAHHPTAIATTLDGLRKRIGDAPLIAIIEPRSNSMKLGAHRDGLPESVVDADQVIWYSPANLGWDLGATAALCTVPSIVSDSLEGIIERVKSQAQPGTHVVIMSNGGFGGLHGKLAEALQ, from the coding sequence ATGCACATTCATATTCTTGGTATTTGCGGCACTTTCATGGGTTCGATGGCGGTTCTGGCCAAAGAGCTGGGCCATCGCGTGACCGGCTCCGACGCCAACGTCTATCCGCCGATGAGTACTCAGCTGCAAGCCCAGGGCATTGAGTTGACCCAAGGTTACGACCCGGCGCAGCTCGATCCGGCTCCGGACCTGGTGGTGATCGGCAATGCCATGTCCCGCGGCAACCCGGCCGTCGAGTACGTGTTGAACAAAGGCCTGCCGTACGTCTCCGGCCCGCAATGGCTGGCCGATCACGTGCTGCAAGGCCGCTGGGTGCTGGCGGTTGCCGGCACGCACGGCAAGACCACCACCAGCAGCATGCTCGCCTGGGTTCTGGAACACGCCGGTATGAGCCCGGGTTTCCTGATCGGCGGCGTGCCGCAGAATTTCTCGGTGTCGGCGCGTCTGGGCGATACGCCATTCTTCGTGATTGAAGCCGACGAATACGACAGCGCATTCTTCGACAAGCGCTCCAAGTTCGTTCACTACCGCCCGCGCACGGCGATCCTGAACAATCTGGAGTTCGATCACGCGGACATCTTCCCTGATCTGGCGGCCATCGAGCGACAGTTCCACCATTTGGTGCGGACCATTCCGAGCGAAGGCCTGGTGATCCATCCGACCACAGAGCCGGCGTTGCAGCGCGTCATCGACATGGGCTGCTGGACCCCGGTGCAAACCACCGGCGCCGGCGGTCAATGGCAGGTCAAACTGCTCAGTGAAGATGGCTCGAAGTTCGAAGTGATGTTCGAAGGCGTCGCTCAAGGCGTGGTCGAGTGGGACATGACCGGTCAGCACAACGTCGCCAATGCCTTGGCCACCTTGGCCGCCGCGCGCCACGTCGGCGTCGTGCCGTCGATGGGCATTGCGGCACTGAGCGCGTTCAAAAGCGTGAAGCGGCGGATGGAAAAGGTCGCGGAAGTCCGTGGTATCACCATTTACGACGACTTCGCTCACCACCCGACCGCCATTGCCACCACCCTCGACGGTTTGCGCAAACGCATCGGCGATGCGCCGTTGATCGCGATCATCGAGCCGCGCTCCAACTCCATGAAACTCGGCGCTCACCGCGATGGCTTGCCGGAAAGCGTGGTCGATGCCGATCAGGTGATCTGGTATTCGCCGGCCAACCTCGGTTGGGACTTGGGCGCCACGGCGGCGTTGTGCACCGTGCCGTCGATTGTCAGCGATTCGCTGGAAGGCATCATCGAGCGGGTGAAGAGCCAGGCCCAGCCCGGCACCCACGTGGTGATCATGAGCAACGGCGGCTTCGGCGGCCTGCACGGCAAACTGGCCGAGGCGCTGCAATGA
- a CDS encoding C13 family peptidase translates to MRSLALLALTLLLTACGDGESLLPPDARLPDGGRYRGDLVNGLLQGEGRIDYPNGSWYAGHFDKGQWHGQGEWHGSNGEVYRGQFQQGLFDGQGTLTTTGSSYTGGFKAGRRDGEGTLKENAMTYRGEFKADQYSGLGRLELEDGSQYQGQFAHGKPNGEGQRSDASGNQFTGHFVDGQLEGNGTFNSADGDIYVGGFKNNQLHGKGRYENADGDVWIGQFKEGVLNGKGELIGADGSHYIGQFSDWRFTGQGRLNLADGSFYIGQFDGDNYQGKGTLVLTDGTVLSGTWINSQRVRDADGKLLPDTLELGLLAQGRLLDEALANVPASTPAVELYTLTLGGDGKQSVFLRESDYVANMLASRFGAFGQIRLVNHRDHLGDRPMATRENLRRAAQTLAERSGPEDLLFIYLTSHGSSEHELVLDQPRMELADLPADELAAVLAPLKKRDKIIVISSCYSGGFIPALKDERTLIITASRADRVSFGCSEEANFTYFGDALFAQALNQTDDLEQAFKRASTTVAERELADNFEASEPQIWAPKTVLAHWQLLRKQQARKALQSVSISKDEKSN, encoded by the coding sequence ATGCGCTCACTTGCACTCCTTGCCCTGACCCTGTTGCTCACCGCCTGTGGCGATGGCGAATCGCTGCTGCCCCCCGATGCCCGTCTGCCGGACGGCGGGCGCTATCGCGGTGACCTGGTCAACGGCTTGCTGCAAGGCGAGGGTCGCATCGATTACCCGAATGGCAGCTGGTACGCCGGCCACTTCGACAAAGGCCAATGGCATGGCCAGGGCGAATGGCACGGCAGCAACGGCGAGGTCTATCGCGGGCAATTCCAGCAGGGGCTGTTCGACGGTCAAGGCACCTTGACCACCACCGGCAGCAGCTACACCGGCGGTTTCAAGGCCGGCCGACGGGATGGTGAAGGCACCCTCAAAGAAAACGCCATGACCTACCGCGGCGAATTCAAGGCCGATCAATATTCAGGGCTCGGTCGTCTGGAACTCGAAGACGGCAGCCAGTACCAGGGTCAGTTCGCCCACGGCAAACCCAACGGCGAAGGCCAGCGCAGCGATGCCAGCGGCAATCAGTTCACCGGGCATTTCGTCGACGGCCAGCTGGAAGGCAACGGCACCTTCAACAGCGCCGATGGCGATATCTATGTCGGCGGGTTCAAGAACAATCAACTGCATGGCAAGGGCCGCTACGAAAACGCCGATGGCGACGTCTGGATCGGTCAGTTCAAGGAAGGCGTGCTGAACGGCAAGGGCGAGTTGATCGGCGCCGATGGCAGTCACTACATCGGTCAGTTCAGTGACTGGCGCTTCACCGGCCAGGGCCGCTTGAACCTGGCCGATGGCAGTTTCTATATCGGCCAGTTCGACGGCGACAACTATCAGGGCAAAGGCACGCTGGTGCTGACCGATGGCACGGTGCTGAGCGGCACCTGGATCAACAGTCAGCGAGTGCGCGACGCCGACGGCAAGCTGCTGCCCGACACCCTGGAACTCGGCTTGCTGGCTCAGGGCCGCTTGCTCGACGAAGCGCTGGCCAACGTCCCGGCCTCGACTCCGGCGGTCGAGCTGTACACCTTGACCCTGGGCGGTGACGGCAAGCAGAGCGTGTTCCTGCGCGAATCCGACTACGTCGCCAACATGCTCGCCAGCCGTTTCGGCGCTTTCGGCCAGATCCGCCTGGTGAATCATCGCGACCACCTCGGCGACCGGCCGATGGCCACTCGGGAAAACCTGCGCCGCGCCGCACAAACCCTGGCCGAGCGCAGTGGCCCGGAAGACTTGCTGTTCATTTACCTGACCAGCCATGGCTCCAGTGAACACGAACTGGTACTCGACCAGCCACGCATGGAACTGGCCGACCTGCCGGCCGACGAACTCGCCGCCGTCCTCGCCCCCCTGAAGAAGCGCGACAAAATCATCGTGATTTCGTCTTGCTATTCCGGCGGCTTCATCCCCGCACTCAAGGACGAACGCACCCTGATCATCACCGCATCACGCGCCGATCGGGTGTCCTTCGGCTGTTCGGAAGAAGCCAACTTCACTTATTTCGGCGATGCCTTGTTTGCCCAGGCACTGAACCAGACCGACGATCTGGAGCAAGCCTTCAAACGGGCCAGCACCACCGTGGCCGAGCGTGAGCTGGCCGACAACTTCGAAGCTTCCGAGCCACAGATCTGGGCGCCGAAAACCGTGCTCGCCCACTGGCAATTGTTACGTAAGCAGCAAGCACGAAAGGCCCTGCAAAGTGTCTCTATCAGCAAGGATGAAAAGAGCAACTAA
- the ubiX gene encoding flavin prenyltransferase UbiX, with translation MNNGPERITLAMTGASGAQYGLRLLDCLVREDREVHFLISKAAQLVMATETDVSLPSKPQMMQAFLTEYTGAAAGQIRVYGKEDWMSPVASGSGSPAAMVVVPCSTGTLSAIATGACNNLIERAADVTLKERRQLILVPREAPYSSIHLEHMLKLSNMGVTILPASPGFYHQPQTIDDLIDFVVARILNLLNIPQDMLPRWGEHHLSSDE, from the coding sequence ATGAACAATGGTCCGGAACGCATCACGCTGGCGATGACCGGCGCTTCGGGCGCCCAGTACGGCCTGCGCCTGCTCGACTGCCTGGTGCGCGAGGACCGCGAGGTGCACTTCCTGATTTCCAAGGCCGCGCAACTGGTGATGGCCACCGAGACCGATGTCTCGCTGCCGTCCAAGCCGCAGATGATGCAAGCCTTCCTCACTGAATACACCGGCGCCGCCGCCGGGCAGATTCGGGTGTATGGCAAGGAAGACTGGATGTCGCCGGTGGCTTCGGGCTCCGGCTCGCCAGCGGCGATGGTGGTGGTGCCGTGTTCCACCGGGACTTTGTCGGCTATCGCGACCGGGGCCTGCAACAATTTAATCGAGCGGGCGGCCGACGTGACATTGAAGGAGCGCCGTCAGTTGATTCTGGTGCCGCGTGAAGCACCGTATTCGAGTATCCATCTGGAGCACATGCTCAAGCTGTCGAACATGGGCGTGACGATTCTGCCGGCGTCGCCGGGTTTCTATCATCAGCCGCAGACCATTGATGACTTGATCGACTTCGTCGTGGCGCGAATTCTCAATTTGCTGAACATTCCGCAAGACATGCTGCCGCGCTGGGGTGAACACCATTTGAGCAGTGATGAATAA
- a CDS encoding oxidoreductase produces MYLTPQHVLLAGATGLTGEHLLDRLLNEPTIARVLAPSRRPLAEHPHLENPVGDPAVFLPQLNGRVDIAYCCLGTTIKQAGSEEAFRAVDLDMVVAFAKRAREMGARHLIVISALGADRRSSIFYNRVKGEMEHALRAQNWPQLTICRPSLLLGERVEPRLAERVAGPLSKLIPGKYHGIEACQLARAMWRLALEEQDGVRIVESDELRKLGK; encoded by the coding sequence ATGTACTTGACGCCTCAGCATGTATTGCTTGCCGGAGCTACCGGGTTGACCGGTGAGCATTTGCTTGACCGTCTGCTCAATGAGCCAACGATCGCACGAGTGTTGGCACCCTCACGCCGGCCACTGGCTGAGCATCCTCACCTGGAAAACCCGGTCGGCGATCCTGCGGTGTTTTTGCCGCAATTGAACGGTCGGGTGGATATCGCTTACTGCTGCCTTGGCACCACCATCAAGCAGGCCGGCTCCGAAGAAGCATTTCGCGCAGTGGACCTGGACATGGTGGTGGCCTTCGCCAAACGTGCACGGGAGATGGGCGCACGGCACTTGATTGTGATCAGCGCCTTGGGCGCCGATCGGCGATCCTCGATTTTCTACAACCGGGTTAAAGGCGAGATGGAACACGCATTGCGCGCGCAGAATTGGCCGCAGCTGACCATTTGCCGGCCTTCGCTGTTATTGGGCGAGCGTGTCGAGCCGCGGCTGGCCGAGCGGGTCGCCGGCCCGTTGTCGAAATTGATTCCGGGCAAATACCACGGTATCGAAGCCTGCCAACTGGCTCGAGCAATGTGGCGCCTGGCGCTGGAAGAACAGGACGGCGTGCGGATTGTTGAGTCGGATGAGTTGCGCAAGCTGGGCAAATAA
- a CDS encoding YceK/YidQ family lipoprotein: MNKLLIILLTVQLAGCATARTLDAAKPGAPVVYSGTRLDLYAMNGGCCAMDRFGAEAPSYPGVDLPASALLDTLLLPLSLLTVIGVSFQATGGL; encoded by the coding sequence ATGAATAAGCTGCTGATCATCCTGCTGACGGTGCAACTGGCAGGCTGCGCCACGGCGCGCACCCTCGATGCCGCCAAGCCTGGAGCGCCGGTGGTGTATTCGGGAACGCGTCTGGACTTGTATGCAATGAACGGCGGGTGCTGCGCCATGGACAGATTTGGCGCAGAGGCGCCGAGTTATCCGGGCGTCGATCTACCGGCCAGTGCGTTGCTCGACACGCTGCTGTTGCCGTTGTCGTTGTTGACGGTGATTGGCGTAAGTTTTCAAGCAACGGGTGGTTTGTAG